The sequence GAAGTTTCATAAAATGCCCAGTTACACACTCGTGAAATGCACTTCAAGGTGGTGTTACAATTTTCACGAACTGCAACAATTGAGTATATTTATTAAAGCAGGAATATGTTTGCCCAATCAAACGTAATTTCATATATGAACATATATGAAGTTGCACACATCAGCGGGAAAGATGTCTCTACCGCTCGAGGAGCCACACGTTTGATTTGCAATCCATGAAATAGAACTGCTAATCCCATATACAATTAACTATATCAATTTCCTGAACAAAGAGATTACAATCAACGGCAAAGCCGCCTGCCTCTCCGGAGAtctccttttttcttctttcttttgtccTATGTTGCATAGTTGCTCATGTCTTTTCCTTAGGCGGACAATTAAGAGCAGCCACAATATTTCCAAAACTAAATTGCTAAAAAAGCGTAGCAAAAAATTCTCGTCATTCCCACTTTCCCTACCTTAACCCTTGATGTTAACGCCGTTTCGCTCATCGGAACAAACTATACAGATAATTAAGCTTTTCGGCAGCGGTGAGAAAGGAAGCAGCCAGGAGGAATACGCGGCTTTCTCGCGGAGCCCGATTGCCGATACAAAGGAACTGTTGCCTCCTCCCGGCTATTTCCATAGGCCTTCATTCAGCATACTGTTGTGTAGTTGCATCACATCCTTGTTGAATGAATTCCAACTATTTCGATAAACCATCCCATGAAGGAGAATGCAATGCGGCTTTTGTTTGTAAACGGGCTTGAGAGGTTCTATGCGGTTAATTCTGTCACTAGGGGTCCGAATCTCGGATTAAGTATAAAATATGTATTACCCTGATGATTGACCGGATGATGTAAGGATGCATGTCCCTACTGTTTTGGTATTTCCACATACGGACGGGGCCCCGAAACACCACCCCCATTTTAACGGCCGCATCTGAGCATCGGCCCATTTGGCACACGCCCGTTAGTGACGTTGGTAGGGGCATTTCCCTGAGGTAGGCCCAAGGTTGCTTTAAAAGGTCCATCGCAAACCCCTTGTCCGCGGACCTCTGCGTCATAATTAAAATGCCCAAAACATAAAAGTGATCGCCCCCTCACAGAAACTTATGGGCAGCTTGCTGCCTTAACGGAATTGACTAGAATTggtttgatttttttttcttcctacttcttcttccatttcCCTCCCCTCTTCCtcatatatgtatacaGAAAAATCATACCCCTATAAATTCCTTGGCCCCAATCTTCTGTCAGATTTTCCTTTATAAAAGAGTCTTTGTTTTGTAATTAAAAgatacttttttctttcttcttctacgtctccttttttttttttaagaaaatttaACTTATACCACTATTTTGTTCGCAAttgatcaagaaaaaatacaattgaaaaggttttacatttttaatttttctgcTCATCGCGCTTTTTTAAAAGGATAAATAaacatttctttaaaaaacatcttcaataagaaaaatcggttaaaaaaacttttcttctcaaaGCATACCTAATAACAATATAATCCCATAATGCTAGCCCTAGCTGATAACATTCTACGTATAATAAATTTCCTATTTTTGGTTATTTCCATCGGTTTAATCAGTTCGTTGTTAAACACCCAACATAGGCACAGCTCCAGAGTAAACTACTGTATGTTTGCTTGTGCATATGGTATATTCACCGATTCATTGTACGGTGTCTTTGCCAACTTCATTGAACCATTGGCATGGCCACTAGTTTTGTTCACACTGgactttttgaactttgTGTTCACTTTCACTGCCGGTACAGTGTTGGCCGTTGGTATCAGAGCTCACTCATGTAACAACAGCTCATACGTTGACAGTAACAAGATTACTCAAGGTTCCGGTACCAGATGTAGACAAGCTCAAGCCGCTGTTGCATTCCTCTACTTCTCTTGTGCCATCTTTTTGGCTAAGACCCTGATGTCTGTTTTCAACATGATCTCCAATGGTGCCTTTGGTTCTGGTTCTTTCTccaagagaagaagaactgGCCAAGTCGGTGTTCCAACCATTTCCCAAGTCTAATTGAAGCGCACCAACTTAAATTTTACGCCACTTTCAATTaagaatataataaatGGACACCGTGAATAAATTagggaaaaaagaaagcaaataagaaaactCCGTTTTCCCTCATCCCTTTCCGTCTTTcggaagaaacaaaaaattataccCAAGGAAAACccgaaaaaaatgaaaaaaataccagaaaaaaaataacaaatcaTATGCACTTCTTCATTAACGATTATGAAGAAGTCTTATTTCTAactaatattattattattattattattattatcattcaCCCCgctttcttttattataatttgttcttctaatattttaatttttaatcttttcatACTATTCTTATATCTAACTAAAGTATCCTTCTCTTTGTCTAGTTTTACTTCACTACATACCTGTTGCGTTGATTTGAGTTTTTTGTATGTAAGTTCTGTTTATCCTTTTTCATCCTACCGTTCCGCGCACGGCGTGACGTGGATCCCTAATGTGAGTTCAAATCGGTTACAAAAATTAATAGTTTTGTTTcctattattattattattattatgtatGAGGAATCGTGCTATAAAATCATTTTCCATATGTATATGCcaaatatttattatttatttcatcttttttttgcttttgtgTGTCAACCGCATTTGCAGTGCCTTGTCAAACGGCTTCAACTTTCTCATCATATATGGGGGCACGTTTTTCCATTCAGGAAAATATTCCATACCCATACTGGACGTAGACCACCAATTGAATGGCAACAGCTCATTGGGTACGGTGGGATTGTACTTCCATGTACCGTTCACGCCACCTGACATTATACCACCAGTGCCACGTTCACCAAACAATATGTTCTTGTGCTTTTTCTCATCGATCGTCTTCGCCTCTGCGTTTGTTTTCTCGTTCATTGTTAATAACGTTTGCAAGGACTTTCTCTTCTTATCTCTGAATAGCGGGTTTTCCTTCACTGGGTACATTACTGGCCTGTATCCGCTATACAGAATATCGCGGGTGAGCTCCCTAGCTTCCAAATACTGTGTAGTAGGTACTTTGGGCAGCGATCTAAAGTCATAGAAATGCGCATTCTTTAAAATCTTTGAACTCCTTTGCTTGGTAATTTGTTGATGTTGCTGCCTTATGGGGTTCACCAGTCTGCTGTGAGTCCTTCTTTGCAAGCTTACAAAAGAGACGCTGACGCCCCTAATTTTTGTCCTCTTTAATAAAATCATCCTTATTCACTATTTCCGTACGTATATATGTCTTTGTATATACGTGTATGCGTGTGTGTTTCGTTACTCTCTATAATTCAACTAAAATGTATACATGCAGACACACACTCAGagggaaaaaataaatgtgctataaataatgaaacaCAAGAAACATCTAAAGTCCGAAAATTGCACCTGCtcttatcatt is a genomic window of Saccharomyces cerevisiae S288C chromosome XVI, complete sequence containing:
- the NCE102 gene encoding Nce102p (Protein involved in regulation of pheromone response and mating; contains transmembrane domains; involved in secretion of proteins that lack classical secretory signal sequences; component of the detergent-insoluble glycolipid-enriched complexes (DIGs); NCE102 has a paralog, FHN1, that arose from the whole genome duplication) — protein: MLALADNILRIINFLFLVISIGLISSLLNTQHRHSSRVNYCMFACAYGIFTDSLYGVFANFIEPLAWPLVLFTLDFLNFVFTFTAGTVLAVGIRAHSCNNSSYVDSNKITQGSGTRCRQAQAAVAFLYFSCAIFLAKTLMSVFNMISNGAFGSGSFSKRRRTGQVGVPTISQV
- the SUE1 gene encoding Sue1p (Protein required for degradation of unstable forms of cytochrome c; located in the mitochondria); translated protein: MILLKRTKIRGVSVSFVSLQRRTHSRLVNPIRQQHQQITKQRSSKILKNAHFYDFRSLPKVPTTQYLEARELTRDILYSGYRPVMYPVKENPLFRDKKRKSLQTLLTMNEKTNAEAKTIDEKKHKNILFGERGTGGIMSGGVNGTWKYNPTVPNELLPFNWWSTSSMGMEYFPEWKNVPPYMMRKLKPFDKALQMRLTHKSKKKMK